The Amycolatopsis methanolica 239 nucleotide sequence CCTCTGAGGTAGTACGGCTTGCCGGTCGGTACTGAGGTGGACCTGGGTCATCAGGCGGCCACCTCCAGACTCGGCCGGCCGGTCAAGGCGGCCTGGTACCGGTTCCACAGTTCGTCGATCGCGGCGGTGTCGTCCGCCAGCTCACGCAGCACCGCCGTGGGCGAGCCCGCCACGGCCTGCTCGATGCGGCGGGCGTGCCCGAGCAGTGCGCGGCGCCACGCGGCCTCCAGCAGCACGGCCTTGAGATGGTCGGCCAGCTCGGGCATCGGCGCGTCGCGGAAGGTGTCGACCAGCCAGCCGGACAGCCACTCGCGGCGCTTCTCGCCCGGAGCCTGCCCGGTGGCGAGGGCGTGGGTGTAGAGGGTGACCGGGGCCGGGGTCTGGTCCGCGGCCACGACCTCGATGGCGAGCTGGAGGACGTGGGCGGCCATGCCGCCCGCGAAGTCGGCGGCGCGCATCCCGGCCAGCAGCCGCCGGGCCCGGCGGGCGGGGAGCTGCATCAGGCAGCCGAGGAACTGGCGCTCCGGGTTGGTCAGGGCATCGGTGGCGGTAGCCATGGGGAACCTCTCGGGTGAGCTGCAGATGGTGGGCTGTCGAGTCGCCCGGAGGGAGTCGACGGGCGACCCGACAGCAGATCAGGACTGACTGGTGGGGTGGGGGTTGACCGCGGTGGTGTGGTCGTGGCCGGTGACCTCGCGGTCGTGGGCCGCACCTTCCGGGCAGGTGGCCATGTGCCCGGCCCAGGAGCCGTCTGGCAGGACGCGGTCAACGAAGCAGCGGCGGCCGCAGTAGCGGCAGTAGGCGCCGGCCATCACCGGCCACCTCCGTTCGGGCAGTGGGTCAGGATGGCGGCCAGGGCGTCGTGTTCGGGTTGGTCGATTGAGAGGCGGTAGCGGGTCTTGGTCTCGATCCAGCGGGCGGCGTAGCCGCAGCGGTCCCGCTCGGGGAGCCAGTGCGCGGGGTCCTGGTCCCCTTTGGACCGGTTCGCGCGGGCGGTGGCCACGACCAGGACGTCGGGGTCGTTGGCGTAGCGCTCCCGCTCGGCGCGGGACCACTGCCGCGGGCCGACGCGGTGGCCGTTCTCGATGCGGCCGGAGCGGGCGACCTCGGCCAGCGGCACGAGGTGGTCAATGTCCAGCTTGGACGCATCCGTCACGGTCACCCCGTCGTAGGCGCTGACCCACGTTCCGGCGATCGGGCGGCACTGGTCGTCGGCGCGGACGCCCTGGCCCTGATCGAGCAGGGCCTGTTCGCGGGCGTTGCAGGTGCCGTGCACGGTCTTCCAGTGCGGCCAGTCGTCGCGGTCGTAGTGGAACCCGGTGTCCTCGGGGGCGATCGGCAGCGCGGCGAGCGCGGCGGCGACCTCAGCAGGGGCGGCGGCGGTGTCGGTGACGGGCAGGCAACCGGCGGTCAGGGCGAGGGTGGCGAGCGCGGCAGCGGTGATGGCGGCGGTCTTCATGACTTCCTCTCGATGACTACTCAACGTGTCGACAGATGGGCGTGAGAGGC carries:
- a CDS encoding HNH endonuclease family protein, with protein sequence MKTAAITAAALATLALTAGCLPVTDTAAAPAEVAAALAALPIAPEDTGFHYDRDDWPHWKTVHGTCNAREQALLDQGQGVRADDQCRPIAGTWVSAYDGVTVTDASKLDIDHLVPLAEVARSGRIENGHRVGPRQWSRAERERYANDPDVLVVATARANRSKGDQDPAHWLPERDRCGYAARWIETKTRYRLSIDQPEHDALAAILTHCPNGGGR